A single window of Anaerobranca californiensis DSM 14826 DNA harbors:
- a CDS encoding anti-sigma factor domain-containing protein has protein sequence MKKVVLETKGKEAILLQEDGTFIKVKNKNYKIGDKVEVKSSVFNKKTILSLAASILFFLIVGGGVFAYNYPYYYVSLDVNPGILLTSNIFNRVIEATAINEEGEKILEDLKIKNRAIEEVIEKTILKLSREYLQEGNADLLISYVSRGNDIKDKRIDRINEIVEKTTEGNGIKGNVTIEVTGYEMVQKAKEAGITPGKYNLITNLLNEEITEENKNSSVSDLMKRFTEEIRNRQEERRENTNREDNGNREENLNKNTNDNGRENSNRNDNQNRQENENRKNQNLNTNTEEENRDENTPEKKTPPFNRNERIPELPTPVGNRR, from the coding sequence ATGAAAAAGGTAGTATTAGAAACTAAAGGGAAAGAAGCAATTTTATTGCAAGAAGATGGGACATTTATTAAAGTAAAAAATAAAAATTATAAAATAGGAGATAAAGTGGAGGTGAAAAGTAGCGTGTTTAACAAAAAGACTATTCTTTCATTGGCAGCTTCAATTTTATTTTTCCTTATAGTGGGAGGAGGAGTTTTTGCCTATAATTATCCCTATTATTATGTAAGTTTAGATGTAAATCCGGGCATCCTTTTAACATCTAATATCTTTAATCGGGTAATAGAAGCAACAGCAATAAACGAAGAAGGGGAAAAAATTCTTGAAGATTTAAAAATAAAAAATAGGGCTATAGAAGAAGTTATAGAAAAAACGATATTAAAACTGTCTAGAGAGTATTTACAAGAAGGAAATGCTGATTTATTAATTTCATATGTTAGTAGAGGTAATGATATTAAAGATAAAAGGATAGATAGAATTAACGAAATAGTAGAAAAAACAACTGAAGGAAACGGGATCAAAGGAAATGTAACAATAGAAGTTACTGGCTATGAAATGGTACAAAAAGCTAAAGAGGCAGGAATAACACCAGGTAAATATAATTTAATTACCAATTTATTAAATGAAGAAATTACAGAAGAAAATAAAAATTCATCGGTTAGTGATTTGATGAAAAGATTTACAGAAGAAATAAGAAATAGACAAGAAGAAAGAAGGGAAAATACAAATAGAGAAGATAATGGTAACAGAGAAGAAAACTTAAATAAAAATACAAATGATAACGGCAGAGAAAATAGCAATAGAAATGATAATCAAAACCGACAAGAAAATGAAAATAGGAAAAACCAAAATTTGAATACTAATACTGAAGAAGAAAATAGAGATGAGAATACTCCTGAAAAAAAGACTCCTCCATTCAATAGAAACGAAAGAATACCAGAACTACCTACACCTGTTGGAAATAGAAGATAA